The following are encoded together in the Streptomyces flavofungini genome:
- a CDS encoding DUF6879 family protein, giving the protein MLLDGDVWAAKFRDFQTEAWRLETLPQYLVPQEAEEFAAFKDGARFPGPYEDSWIQMVRTLDVGRVHIVSRPLSDYLRFEFERYYQHQAPAGEDIRILDITERENPLPDVQDFWMFDHSTIVLMHYRSDGKQISRELYEGDPAPFIEYQRIAKAESVPFLEYVKE; this is encoded by the coding sequence GTGCTCTTGGATGGTGATGTGTGGGCGGCCAAGTTCCGAGACTTCCAGACGGAAGCCTGGAGGCTTGAGACCTTGCCGCAGTACCTCGTACCGCAGGAGGCCGAGGAGTTCGCGGCGTTCAAGGATGGAGCGCGGTTCCCCGGCCCGTACGAGGACTCGTGGATTCAGATGGTCCGTACCCTCGATGTGGGGCGCGTGCACATCGTCTCCCGCCCGCTGAGTGACTATCTGCGGTTTGAGTTCGAGCGCTACTACCAGCACCAGGCGCCAGCAGGGGAAGACATCCGAATTCTCGACATCACGGAGCGGGAAAACCCTCTGCCCGATGTCCAGGACTTCTGGATGTTCGATCACTCCACCATCGTGCTCATGCACTACCGCTCGGACGGCAAGCAGATCAGCCGGGAACTCTACGAGGGTGATCCTGCGCCCTTCATCGAATACCAGCGGATCGCCAAGGCTGAGTCCGTGCCATTCCTGGAGTACGTGAAGGAGTGA
- a CDS encoding helix-turn-helix domain-containing protein, whose amino-acid sequence MTFEPEQLGQSAHELAALLKNLRKTAKLPGERLAKRCNMSQSKISRIENGKVRPSLVDVEQILRALDAPSALVAEVMALARIANTEWQDSRNLRRKGLDKKQQELAGLEKSSRDFRYFLLSMITGLLSTPEYIRASLAHIAGDHSKTVARKLERQEALYDKSKRFTFILTEQAVRSPFVSREAMAVQIDRLASLTHLPNVRLGVLPIETSLPGNPLNTFTVYDERIATAELSAGVMVFRDPRDVRSYLDEFISYEELALFDEAARSKLGEWAAAYRA is encoded by the coding sequence GTGACGTTCGAGCCAGAGCAGCTAGGGCAGTCAGCACACGAGCTGGCTGCCCTGCTGAAGAACCTCCGCAAGACGGCAAAGCTGCCAGGGGAGCGGCTGGCCAAGCGCTGCAACATGTCTCAGTCCAAGATCAGCAGGATTGAGAACGGCAAAGTACGCCCGTCCCTCGTGGACGTGGAGCAGATTCTCAGGGCATTGGATGCGCCGTCCGCATTGGTAGCGGAAGTCATGGCGCTCGCCCGGATCGCCAACACGGAATGGCAGGACTCCAGGAACCTTCGCAGGAAGGGCCTGGACAAGAAGCAGCAAGAGCTAGCGGGCCTGGAGAAGTCTTCAAGGGACTTCCGCTACTTCCTTCTCTCAATGATCACTGGACTCCTGTCCACTCCGGAGTACATCCGAGCCAGCCTCGCCCACATCGCTGGTGACCACAGCAAGACTGTGGCCCGCAAGCTGGAGCGTCAGGAAGCCCTGTACGACAAGTCGAAGCGGTTCACGTTCATCCTCACCGAGCAGGCCGTCAGGTCCCCCTTTGTCTCCCGTGAGGCCATGGCTGTGCAGATCGACCGGCTAGCTTCCCTCACTCACCTGCCGAATGTGCGGCTCGGCGTGCTCCCTATTGAGACCAGCCTGCCTGGCAACCCGCTCAACACCTTCACGGTGTACGACGAGCGGATAGCGACGGCCGAACTGTCGGCCGGAGTAATGGTGTTCCGTGACCCCAGGGACGTTCGTAGCTACCTCGATGAGTTCATATCCTATGAGGAACTGGCCCTGTTCGATGAGGCGGCGAGGTCAAAGCTGGGGGAGTGGGCTGCTGCGTACCGCGCATGA
- a CDS encoding DUF397 domain-containing protein produces the protein MPGTDLYSLPIDGATFLKACGGNTHPDGESCATLAKIGPDVWALGDDKRPDMTPLRFTTAELTAAGIDPARFTVSA, from the coding sequence ATGCCCGGAACCGACCTGTACAGCCTGCCCATCGACGGAGCCACGTTCCTCAAGGCGTGCGGGGGCAACACGCATCCGGACGGCGAGTCCTGCGCCACGCTGGCGAAGATCGGCCCCGACGTGTGGGCACTGGGTGACGACAAGCGCCCCGACATGACCCCGCTGCGCTTCACCACCGCCGAACTGACTGCGGCTGGTATCGACCCGGCCCGCTTCACCGTCTCGGCCTGA
- a CDS encoding DUF7848 domain-containing protein — translation MTRSILRYTKHRITQHPDTEVTFEAKCLTCGWEAEPSSDGAIVDVEWMSHTGRTQHNRFRRLWTSVALVERAEWSRSNEAKEISELRSKARRKSPDRAQANGPRHGAEGRCFCAW, via the coding sequence ATGACCCGCTCAATCTTGCGGTACACGAAGCACCGGATCACGCAGCATCCAGACACAGAGGTGACGTTCGAGGCCAAGTGTCTGACGTGCGGCTGGGAGGCTGAGCCTTCGTCGGATGGTGCGATCGTGGACGTGGAGTGGATGAGCCACACCGGCCGGACCCAGCACAACCGGTTCCGGCGCCTGTGGACATCGGTCGCCCTGGTGGAACGGGCCGAGTGGAGCCGAAGCAACGAAGCCAAGGAGATCAGCGAGCTTAGGAGCAAGGCCCGACGGAAGTCGCCTGACAGAGCCCAGGCGAACGGCCCCCGGCATGGCGCCGAGGGCCGTTGCTTTTGTGCATGGTGA
- a CDS encoding acyl-CoA dehydrogenase family protein, whose product MAGSADFDLYRPSEEHDMLRDAIRSLAEAKIAPFAAAVDEEARFPQEALDALVSSDLHAVHVPESYGGAGADALATVIVIEEVARVCASSSLIPAVNKLGSLPVILSGSEELKKKYMTPLAKGDAMFSYCLSEPDAGSDAAGMKTRAVRDGDFYVLNGVKRWITNAGVSEYYTVMAVTDPEKRSKGISAFVVEKGDEGVSFGAPEKKLGIKGSPTREVYLDNVRIPADRMIGEEGTGFATAMKTLDHTRITIAAQALGIAQGALDYAKGYVQERKQFGKPIGDFQGVQFMLADMAMKISAARALTYQAAAASERGDADLTYLGAAAKCFASDIAMEATTDAVQLLGGYGYTRDYPVERMMRDAKITQIYEGTNQVQRIVMARNLP is encoded by the coding sequence TTGGCCGGATCGGCTGATTTCGACCTGTACCGCCCGTCCGAGGAGCACGACATGCTCCGCGACGCGATCCGCTCCCTCGCGGAGGCGAAGATCGCTCCGTTCGCCGCCGCGGTGGACGAGGAGGCCCGCTTCCCGCAGGAGGCCCTCGACGCCCTGGTCTCCTCCGACCTGCACGCCGTGCACGTACCGGAGAGCTACGGCGGCGCGGGCGCCGACGCCCTCGCCACGGTCATCGTGATCGAGGAGGTGGCGCGCGTCTGCGCCTCGTCCTCCCTCATCCCGGCCGTGAACAAGCTCGGCTCGCTGCCCGTGATCCTCTCCGGCTCCGAGGAACTGAAGAAGAAGTACATGACGCCGCTGGCCAAGGGCGACGCCATGTTCTCGTACTGCCTCTCCGAGCCGGACGCCGGCTCGGACGCGGCGGGCATGAAGACCCGCGCGGTGCGCGACGGCGACTTCTACGTCCTGAACGGCGTGAAGCGCTGGATCACCAACGCGGGCGTGTCCGAGTACTACACGGTGATGGCCGTGACCGACCCCGAGAAGCGCTCCAAGGGCATCTCGGCCTTCGTCGTCGAGAAGGGCGACGAGGGCGTGTCCTTCGGCGCCCCGGAGAAGAAGCTCGGCATCAAGGGCTCCCCCACCCGCGAGGTCTACCTCGACAACGTCCGCATCCCCGCCGACCGCATGATCGGCGAGGAGGGCACCGGTTTCGCCACCGCCATGAAGACCCTGGACCACACCCGCATCACCATCGCGGCCCAGGCCCTCGGCATCGCGCAGGGCGCCCTCGACTACGCCAAGGGCTACGTCCAGGAGCGCAAGCAGTTCGGCAAGCCGATCGGCGACTTCCAGGGCGTGCAGTTCATGCTCGCGGACATGGCCATGAAGATCTCCGCGGCCCGCGCCCTGACCTACCAGGCCGCCGCGGCCTCCGAGCGCGGCGACGCCGACCTCACCTACCTCGGCGCCGCCGCCAAGTGCTTCGCCTCCGACATCGCCATGGAGGCCACCACGGACGCCGTCCAGCTCCTCGGCGGCTACGGCTACACCCGGGACTACCCGGTGGAGCGCATGATGCGCGACGCGAAGATCACGCAGATTTATGAGGGCACGAACCAGGTTCAGCGCATCGTCATGGCGAGGAACCTGCCGTAA
- a CDS encoding UDP-glucose dehydrogenase family protein — translation MALKITVIGTGYLGATHAAAMAELGFEVIGLDVVPEKIETLRRGEVPMYEPGLDELLRKHVAGIEGSTGRLRFTMDWAEAADFGDVHFVCVNTPQKHGEYACDMSYVDAAMDSLAKHLTKPALVVGKSTVPVGSAERIAARLAELAPAGGEVELAWNPEFLREGLAVNDTLHPDRIVVGVRSERAEKILREVYATPVAEGSPFIVTDFPTAELVKTSANSFLATKISFINAMAEVCEAAGGDVVKLAEALGHDDRIGRKFLRAGIGFGGGCLPKDIRAFMARAGELGADQALTFLREVDSINMRRRGHMVELAREAVGGGSFLGKRVAVLGAAFKPDSDDVRDSPALNVAGQIHLQGGQVTVYDPKGMANARRLFPTLGYADTAEDAVRGADVVLHLTEWQEFRDLDPEALGAVAGRRVLLDGRNALDPERWRAAGWTYRAMGRPAA, via the coding sequence ATGGCCCTCAAGATCACCGTGATCGGCACCGGCTACCTCGGCGCCACCCACGCCGCGGCCATGGCCGAGCTCGGCTTCGAGGTCATCGGGCTCGACGTGGTGCCCGAGAAGATCGAGACGCTGCGCCGGGGCGAGGTCCCGATGTACGAGCCGGGCCTCGACGAGCTGCTGCGCAAGCACGTCGCGGGCATCGAGGGCTCCACCGGGCGGCTGCGCTTCACGATGGACTGGGCCGAGGCCGCCGACTTCGGCGACGTGCACTTCGTGTGCGTGAACACCCCGCAGAAGCACGGCGAGTACGCCTGCGACATGAGCTACGTCGACGCCGCCATGGACTCGCTGGCCAAGCACCTCACCAAGCCCGCCCTGGTCGTCGGCAAGTCCACCGTGCCGGTGGGCAGCGCCGAGCGCATCGCCGCCCGGCTCGCCGAGCTGGCGCCCGCGGGCGGCGAGGTCGAGCTGGCCTGGAACCCCGAGTTCCTGCGCGAGGGCTTGGCGGTCAACGACACGCTGCACCCGGACCGGATCGTCGTCGGCGTCCGCAGCGAGCGCGCCGAGAAGATCCTGCGCGAGGTGTACGCGACGCCGGTCGCCGAGGGGTCCCCCTTCATCGTCACCGACTTCCCCACCGCCGAGCTGGTCAAGACCTCGGCGAACTCCTTCCTGGCCACGAAGATCTCCTTCATCAACGCCATGGCCGAGGTCTGCGAGGCCGCCGGCGGCGACGTGGTGAAGCTCGCCGAGGCCCTCGGCCACGACGACCGCATCGGAAGGAAGTTCCTGCGCGCCGGGATCGGCTTCGGCGGCGGCTGCCTGCCCAAGGACATCCGCGCCTTCATGGCCCGCGCCGGTGAGCTGGGTGCCGACCAGGCCCTGACCTTTCTGCGCGAGGTCGACTCGATCAACATGCGGCGCCGCGGCCACATGGTGGAGCTGGCCCGCGAGGCCGTCGGCGGCGGGTCCTTCCTCGGCAAGCGGGTCGCCGTCCTCGGCGCCGCCTTCAAGCCCGACTCGGACGACGTGCGCGACTCGCCCGCCCTGAACGTGGCCGGCCAGATCCACCTCCAGGGCGGCCAGGTCACCGTGTACGACCCCAAGGGCATGGCCAACGCCCGCCGCCTCTTCCCGACCCTCGGGTACGCCGACACCGCCGAGGACGCCGTGCGCGGCGCCGACGTCGTCCTGCACCTCACCGAGTGGCAGGAGTTCCGCGACCTCGACCCGGAGGCCCTGGGCGCGGTGGCCGGCCGCCGGGTCCTCCTGGACGGCCGCAACGCGCTCGACCCGGAGCGGTGGCGCGCGGCGGGGTGGACGTACCGGGCGATGGGCCGGCCGGCCGCCTAG
- a CDS encoding CGNR zinc finger domain-containing protein, whose protein sequence is MNDRAPAPGGLALIQDLVNTLDIEAGTDELDTEAGRARFGLAAADVDGARELRESLRAVCLAHAGHPPHQEVRPLGELLAAAPLLVRVDGSDGAASLAPADPGPLVSRVAAAVAEAVVAGTWSRLKGCEATSCRWAYYDRSPGGRGRWCDMGVCGARAKMRAYRARRAPGGSGTADKA, encoded by the coding sequence ATGAACGACAGAGCGCCCGCACCAGGGGGCCTCGCGCTGATCCAGGACCTGGTGAACACGCTGGACATCGAGGCGGGCACCGACGAGCTCGACACCGAGGCGGGGCGGGCCCGGTTCGGCCTCGCCGCGGCGGACGTGGACGGCGCGCGGGAACTGCGCGAGTCCCTGCGGGCCGTCTGCCTCGCCCACGCCGGGCACCCGCCGCACCAGGAGGTACGCCCCCTCGGCGAACTCCTCGCCGCGGCACCCCTGTTGGTGCGCGTGGACGGCTCCGACGGCGCCGCGTCGCTCGCCCCCGCCGACCCCGGGCCGCTGGTGTCCCGGGTGGCCGCGGCCGTCGCGGAGGCCGTCGTGGCGGGCACCTGGTCCCGCCTCAAGGGGTGCGAGGCGACGAGCTGCCGGTGGGCGTACTACGACCGCAGCCCCGGGGGCCGGGGCCGCTGGTGCGACATGGGGGTGTGCGGGGCGCGGGCGAAGATGCGCGCGTACCGGGCGCGCCGGGCGCCGGGCGGCTCCGGGACCGCCGACAAGGCCTGA
- a CDS encoding VOC family protein, translating to MTTPVVRLRAVVLDCPDPHALAEFYAGLIGGTIHEDGDGEWAELLAPGRVRIAFQRSEGHTPPAWPRSDTNGQQFHLDFDGGSTWAEIDAAQERAFALGARPLDLDDGGGKRDWRVYADPAGHPFCFCLVPESDRV from the coding sequence ATGACCACCCCTGTCGTCCGCCTTCGCGCTGTCGTCCTCGACTGTCCCGACCCGCACGCCCTCGCCGAGTTCTACGCCGGGCTCATCGGCGGCACGATCCACGAGGACGGCGACGGCGAGTGGGCCGAACTGCTCGCCCCCGGCCGCGTACGCATCGCCTTCCAGCGCTCCGAGGGCCACACCCCGCCCGCCTGGCCCCGCTCCGACACCAACGGCCAGCAGTTCCACCTGGACTTCGACGGGGGCTCGACCTGGGCCGAGATCGACGCGGCCCAGGAACGCGCCTTCGCCCTCGGGGCCCGCCCGCTCGACCTGGACGACGGCGGCGGCAAGCGGGACTGGCGCGTGTACGCGGACCCGGCGGGGCACCCGTTCTGCTTCTGCCTGGTCCCCGAGTCGGACCGGGTCTGA
- a CDS encoding dipeptidase codes for MADLQDELDSPAEAGADDERAAPTPDVRPVPAPTDDGRTPETPPEPLEPQLRDALERAEALLAAHPVADGYSGLPGVLREYPWYDLELGDGGLQTDLPRLRAGRVGMQFWSLQMPDAEPEGDRAVSSALEQLDLVKHVVARYAGGLRVARDASETTDAHNCGRIATLIGPASARAIGDSLGALRSLHMLGLSSLTLAGTSWAGADGLSAFGEEVVREMNRLGVLADLSGASEATARRVLAVSKAPSLWTRSGARALREHPANLSDELLAAVGAAKGLCLVPLTADRTGPTLGDVADHLEHVRRVAGTECVGISGMYDTRSGHSGELADASRYPRLVAELFLRGWAEADVMALTWGNAQRVLRGADFTARAARERRGASTATIGRLDG; via the coding sequence ATGGCGGACCTCCAGGACGAACTCGACTCCCCCGCCGAGGCCGGGGCGGACGACGAGCGCGCCGCGCCCACCCCCGACGTGCGCCCCGTGCCCGCCCCCACCGACGACGGCCGCACGCCCGAGACCCCGCCGGAGCCCCTGGAGCCGCAGCTGCGGGACGCCCTGGAGCGGGCCGAGGCCCTGCTCGCCGCGCACCCCGTCGCCGACGGCTACAGCGGCCTGCCCGGGGTGCTGCGCGAATATCCCTGGTACGACCTGGAGTTGGGCGACGGCGGGCTCCAGACCGACCTGCCGAGGCTGCGGGCGGGCCGGGTCGGCATGCAGTTCTGGTCGCTCCAGATGCCGGACGCGGAGCCCGAGGGCGACCGCGCGGTCAGCTCGGCCCTCGAACAGCTCGACCTGGTCAAGCACGTGGTCGCCCGGTACGCGGGCGGGCTGCGGGTGGCCCGCGACGCCTCCGAGACCACCGACGCCCACAACTGCGGCCGCATCGCCACCCTGATCGGCCCGGCGAGCGCCCGCGCCATCGGCGACTCGCTCGGCGCCCTGCGCTCGCTGCACATGCTGGGCCTCAGCTCCCTCACCCTCGCCGGGACCTCCTGGGCGGGCGCGGACGGGCTGAGCGCGTTCGGCGAGGAGGTGGTGCGGGAGATGAACCGGCTCGGCGTCCTCGCGGACCTCTCCGGGGCGTCCGAGGCGACCGCGCGCCGGGTCCTCGCCGTCTCCAAGGCGCCGTCGCTGTGGACCCGCTCCGGGGCCCGGGCGCTGCGCGAGCACCCCGCGAACCTCAGCGACGAGCTGCTCGCCGCGGTGGGCGCGGCGAAGGGCCTGTGCCTGGTGCCGCTCACGGCCGACCGGACGGGACCGACGCTCGGGGACGTGGCCGACCACCTGGAGCACGTGCGCCGGGTGGCGGGGACCGAGTGCGTCGGGATCTCCGGGATGTACGACACCAGGTCCGGGCATTCCGGGGAGCTGGCCGACGCCTCGCGCTACCCGCGACTGGTCGCCGAGCTGTTCCTGCGGGGCTGGGCCGAGGCCGATGTCATGGCGCTCACCTGGGGCAACGCCCAGCGTGTGCTGCGCGGCGCGGACTTCACGGCGCGGGCGGCGCGGGAGCGGCGGGGGGCGTCGACGGCGACGATCGGGCGGCTCGACGGCTGA
- a CDS encoding LCP family protein codes for MSDWPDARNSNGDRHGYGSDGAQPEGARVMRHVQRGGPSAPGQPGSVPRQPRQARQPSYDDNVYDDLYRDQRGQDPHARPGGPGDHGHGHGQDGYDSGYNTGQVYGSPQRRPGGPQGPGGPGGPPAPPRAPKPPVNWKKRITWGLVTFLALLIVVSVSTYFWADSKLKREVDLSKVIERPEGGKGTNYLIVGSDSRAGMSDEEKKKLHTGSAEGKRTDSMMILHVADDGGNTMISLPRDSNVTIPSFKGAESGKLYPGTGRQTKLNAAYAEDGPELLVRTVEANTGLRIDHYAEIGFGGFAKIVDAVGGVEMNIPKGFKDKKSGADFEAGKQTLNGEEALAFVRTRYALPGSDLDRTKNQQKFLAALANQAATPGTVMNPFKLYPTMGAGLDTLIVDKDMDLMDVASMFWAMKGVTGGDGKSMNMPISGFAGGNVVWDKAKVKQLVSQLNNDEKVTVSGN; via the coding sequence ATGAGCGATTGGCCAGACGCGCGGAACAGCAACGGTGACCGCCACGGGTACGGCAGCGACGGCGCACAGCCCGAGGGCGCCCGTGTGATGCGCCACGTCCAGCGCGGCGGCCCCTCGGCTCCCGGCCAGCCCGGCTCGGTCCCGCGCCAGCCTCGCCAGGCGCGCCAGCCATCGTATGACGACAACGTCTACGACGACCTGTACCGCGACCAGCGCGGCCAGGACCCGCACGCCCGTCCCGGCGGACCGGGCGACCACGGCCACGGCCACGGCCAGGACGGCTACGACAGCGGCTACAACACCGGCCAGGTGTACGGCTCGCCGCAGCGCCGCCCCGGCGGCCCGCAGGGTCCCGGCGGCCCCGGCGGCCCGCCCGCCCCGCCGCGCGCGCCCAAGCCGCCGGTCAACTGGAAGAAGCGCATCACCTGGGGCCTGGTGACGTTCCTCGCGCTGCTGATCGTGGTCTCCGTGAGCACGTACTTCTGGGCGGACTCCAAGCTCAAGCGCGAGGTCGACCTGTCGAAGGTCATCGAGCGGCCCGAAGGCGGCAAGGGCACGAACTACCTGATCGTGGGCTCGGACAGCCGCGCCGGGATGTCCGACGAGGAGAAGAAGAAGCTCCACACCGGCTCCGCCGAGGGCAAGCGCACCGACTCGATGATGATCCTGCACGTCGCGGACGACGGCGGGAACACGATGATCTCGCTGCCGCGCGACTCGAACGTCACGATCCCCTCCTTCAAGGGCGCCGAGTCCGGCAAGCTCTACCCGGGCACGGGCCGCCAGACCAAGCTCAACGCCGCGTACGCCGAGGACGGCCCCGAGCTGCTCGTGCGCACCGTCGAGGCCAACACCGGCCTGCGCATCGACCACTACGCGGAGATCGGCTTCGGCGGCTTCGCCAAGATCGTGGACGCGGTCGGCGGCGTGGAGATGAACATCCCCAAGGGCTTCAAGGACAAGAAGTCCGGCGCCGACTTCGAGGCGGGCAAGCAGACCCTGAACGGCGAGGAGGCCCTGGCCTTCGTCCGCACCCGCTACGCCCTGCCGGGCAGCGACCTGGACCGCACCAAGAACCAGCAGAAGTTCCTCGCCGCCCTCGCCAACCAGGCGGCGACGCCCGGCACGGTCATGAACCCGTTCAAGCTGTACCCGACGATGGGCGCGGGCCTGGACACCCTGATCGTCGACAAGGACATGGACCTGATGGACGTGGCCTCCATGTTCTGGGCCATGAAGGGCGTCACCGGCGGCGACGGCAAGTCGATGAACATGCCGATCTCGGGGTTCGCGGGCGGCAACGTCGTCTGGGACAAGGCCAAGGTCAAGCAGTTGGTGTCGCAGCTCAACAACGACGAGAAGGTGACGGTGTCCGGCAACTAG
- a CDS encoding acyl-CoA thioesterase gives MTDHAPIGAGDDLSGKPTSASRTTLSHIMTAGDTNLLGTVHGGVIMKLVDDAAGAVAGRHSGGPAVTASMDEMAFLSPVRVGDLVHVHAQVNWTGRTSMEIGVRVMAERWNESTPAQQVGSAYLVFAAVDADGKPRTVPPVLPDSERNERRFKEAQIRRTHRLARRRAIKELRAQEPDAS, from the coding sequence ATGACTGATCACGCCCCGATAGGGGCCGGAGACGACCTTTCCGGCAAGCCGACCTCGGCCTCGCGCACCACGCTGAGCCACATCATGACCGCGGGTGACACGAACCTCCTCGGGACGGTGCACGGCGGCGTGATCATGAAACTGGTGGACGACGCGGCGGGCGCCGTCGCCGGGCGCCACTCCGGCGGACCCGCGGTCACCGCCTCCATGGACGAGATGGCGTTCCTGTCGCCGGTCCGCGTCGGCGATCTGGTGCATGTGCACGCGCAGGTGAACTGGACGGGGCGCACGTCCATGGAGATCGGCGTCCGCGTGATGGCCGAGCGCTGGAACGAGTCCACCCCCGCGCAGCAGGTCGGCTCCGCCTACCTCGTCTTCGCGGCCGTCGACGCCGACGGCAAGCCGCGCACGGTGCCCCCGGTCCTGCCGGACTCCGAGCGCAACGAGCGCCGATTCAAGGAGGCTCAAATTCGCCGTACGCACCGACTGGCGCGCCGCCGCGCCATCAAGGAGCTGCGCGCCCAGGAGCCCGACGCGAGCTGA
- a CDS encoding nuclear transport factor 2 family protein, which produces MADVQRHPNIDTAIRYHQAVARGALGEELAGFFHDEAVHREYPNAFLPDGAVRDLTAVLKAGEQGANLLSRQSFDVLNAVAAGDQVALEVTWTGVLAVPLGDLPAGQVLRAHIATFLTFRDGRIVEQHNYDCYERTDAVREDDPPEGP; this is translated from the coding sequence ATGGCGGACGTGCAGCGGCACCCGAACATCGACACGGCGATTCGCTATCACCAGGCCGTCGCCCGCGGCGCACTCGGCGAGGAGCTCGCCGGCTTCTTCCACGACGAGGCCGTGCACCGCGAGTACCCCAACGCCTTCCTGCCGGACGGCGCCGTGCGCGACCTGACCGCCGTCCTGAAGGCGGGCGAGCAGGGCGCCAACCTGCTCAGCCGGCAGTCCTTCGACGTGCTCAACGCCGTCGCGGCGGGGGACCAGGTCGCGCTCGAAGTGACCTGGACCGGAGTCCTTGCCGTGCCGCTGGGCGATCTGCCCGCCGGGCAGGTGCTGCGCGCCCACATCGCGACGTTCCTGACGTTCCGCGACGGCAGGATCGTCGAGCAGCACAACTACGACTGCTACGAACGCACCGATGCCGTACGGGAGGACGACCCGCCGGAGGGACCCTAG
- a CDS encoding LCP family protein yields MPTPPRSPATPPHRPRPPRPVPKGGPRAGRRVRRPRWAMRVATTLSVGVLAAAGIGHSVVSGLETGISRVDAFKDMKNRPEAGNGMNVLLVGTDGRDKITSEERRKYRLGGAPCHCTDTVMIVHISEDRDRASVVSLPRDSYAEMPEHVDQNSRKHHRAHPVKLNAAYAEGGPNLTVRTVEHMTKVKIDHYLEVDFTSFMKTVDVLGGVEICTTRPLKDSHTGLDLPVGTHELNGGEALQYVRSRYVDGASDLGRMQRQQRFLAALIAKATSSGVLLNPVKFNDVTKTLLESVRADKGFGTTEMLTLGRAMRNFSPSSSEFTTVPIGRMGFKVPGIGSTLKWDPVKAGKLFKALREDKPLAPHQAKRKAALVPVSPQQIRVQVDNGTSTPGLGKRVDAALRTTGFRTTRAPGSALPPPGAEPVTRTVVAYDPRWDRSAKSLAAALPGCELRVARGQGPMLKVIAGSDFKDVRPVRAEDAYQGEYGALTGDQVVCP; encoded by the coding sequence GTGCCCACACCGCCCCGCTCCCCCGCCACCCCACCGCACCGCCCGCGGCCACCGCGACCGGTCCCGAAGGGGGGCCCACGGGCGGGCCGGCGGGTGCGTCGGCCCCGTTGGGCCATGCGGGTCGCGACCACCCTGTCCGTCGGGGTACTGGCGGCCGCCGGGATCGGGCACTCGGTCGTCTCGGGCCTGGAGACCGGCATCAGCCGCGTCGACGCCTTCAAGGACATGAAGAACAGGCCCGAGGCGGGCAACGGCATGAACGTGCTGCTCGTGGGCACCGACGGCCGCGACAAGATCACGAGTGAGGAGCGCAGGAAGTACCGCCTCGGCGGCGCGCCCTGCCACTGCACGGACACGGTCATGATCGTGCACATCTCGGAGGACCGGGACCGGGCGAGCGTGGTCAGCCTGCCCCGGGACTCGTACGCCGAGATGCCCGAGCACGTCGACCAGAACTCCCGCAAGCACCACCGGGCGCACCCCGTGAAGCTGAACGCCGCCTACGCGGAGGGCGGCCCGAACCTGACCGTGCGCACGGTCGAGCACATGACGAAGGTGAAGATCGACCACTACCTGGAGGTCGACTTCACCAGCTTCATGAAGACCGTGGACGTCCTCGGCGGCGTCGAGATCTGCACCACCCGCCCCCTGAAGGACTCCCACACCGGCCTGGACCTGCCCGTCGGCACGCACGAGCTGAACGGCGGCGAGGCCCTGCAGTACGTCCGTTCCCGGTACGTCGACGGGGCGTCCGACCTCGGCCGGATGCAGCGCCAGCAGCGCTTCCTCGCGGCGCTCATCGCGAAGGCGACCAGCAGCGGCGTGCTGCTCAACCCGGTGAAGTTCAACGACGTCACCAAGACGCTCCTGGAGTCGGTGCGGGCCGACAAGGGCTTCGGGACGACCGAGATGCTCACGCTCGGCCGGGCGATGCGGAACTTCTCGCCGTCGTCGTCGGAGTTCACGACGGTGCCGATCGGCAGGATGGGCTTCAAGGTGCCGGGCATCGGCTCGACCCTGAAGTGGGACCCGGTGAAGGCCGGGAAGCTGTTCAAGGCGCTGCGCGAGGACAAGCCGCTCGCCCCGCACCAGGCCAAGCGGAAGGCCGCGCTCGTGCCGGTGTCGCCGCAGCAGATCCGGGTGCAGGTGGACAACGGCACGAGCACCCCTGGCCTCGGCAAGCGGGTCGACGCGGCGCTGCGGACCACCGGGTTCCGCACCACCCGGGCGCCGGGGAGCGCGCTGCCGCCGCCCGGCGCGGAGCCCGTGACGCGCACCGTGGTCGCCTATGACCCGCGCTGGGACCGCTCGGCGAAGTCCCTGGCCGCGGCGCTGCCCGGCTGCGAGTTGCGGGTGGCGAGGGGGCAGGGCCCGATGCTGAAGGTCATCGCGGGCAGCGACTTCAAGGACGTGCGTCCGGTGCGGGCGGAGGACGCGTACCAGGGCGAGTACGGGGCGCTGACCGGGGACCAGGTGGTGTGTCCGTGA